TTTTGAGTCTACTTGCCCAGTTAGAATATACTCATGCGTTTCAGCATCTACCCCAGGCGTAATACGAAACATAACGTTTTGGCTCTTCTTTTTTTCTTTTAAAATAGCACTTAACAATTCGATCTCATAAAAATTATCAATTATGATCGTGCCAACCCCTTGCTCCACTGCATAAGCAAGTTCTTCTTTGGTCTTATTATTTCCATGAAACTCAATATTTGCAGGAGACATACCGCCTTTGATCGCTGTATAAATCTCTCCAGCCGAAACAACATCACAACCTAGCTCTTCTTCTTCTAGCAGTTTATACATTGCTAAACAGCAGAATGCTTTGCTTGCATAGATAACCTTATTTTTTACTCCTAAAGAGTCGAATGTTTGTTTGAAGCCTCTAGCACGTTGACGAATATGTGCAACATCATAAACGAATAATGGTGTTCCATATTTCTCAGCTAAACGAACCGTATCGCAACCGCCGATTGTTAAATGTTCATTTTCATTAAATTCCGCCGTTCCAAATAAGAGTGGCATCTCTTCACCTTCTTCAATTGATTTATTAAAAATAATAGCACAAAAATGAAAAACTTCCTATCTATTTTTCATTATTTTCACAACAAATGACTTACATTTCTAGTAACTGATCATATAACTCTTCACTTAACGCTCTCATCCCATCATCTGCTGGTTGGTTTGCAAAAAGAATCACTACGTTTTTATTGTCTTGATCGCCATAAATCACAGTATCATAACCACCCAAATTCCCTTCAGAATATTTTAAATCACCAAAATAGACTATGCCTGCCTGGTATCCTTCTTCCTTGGTACCAGCAAGTCGCTCATATTCAGTTTGCTCAAAGAGTTGACCATTGGCTAAGCTTTGAATAAACGACCAAAAATCTTCCGTTGACATATACATATTTCCTGCACCTAACAAGCTAGAGAATAATTTTTCACTTGCTGGAAAAGGATCTGCTTGATAATCTTCCCCCATGTAATAATAAGGACGGGGAATTATGACATCTTTTGGTACGTCATCCCAAAAATAAGTATGCGTCAATGAGAGTTTATCAATTACCCTTTTTCTGACAACTTCTTCATAAGGCTGACCTGTAAGCTTGGAAATAATTCCTGCTAATAAAGTATAGTTAACATTCGTATAATTAAACTCTTTATTGCTCGTGACAGACATAACAGTTAAAGCATTCTCTATCTGACTGTCTT
This sequence is a window from Enterococcus sp. 7F3_DIV0205. Protein-coding genes within it:
- a CDS encoding serine hydrolase domain-containing protein → MNKRWKLSILIGTFFLLLILVGNWFFDEENSLFGGESSQKQASNQEDNFSKADRQKNIDKIINETHFQGSVLLVNQDQIFYQQSYGYADAQEKRPNKIDGPFPIASLQKIITGSIVLELVKEGKVKLSTTLDTFYPDIDLSQAITIQQLLDHNSGIFMAEEEPELLLKDQDSQIENALTVMSVTSNKEFNYTNVNYTLLAGIISKLTGQPYEEVVRKRVIDKLSLTHTYFWDDVPKDVIIPRPYYYMGEDYQADPFPASEKLFSSLLGAGNMYMSTEDFWSFIQSLANGQLFEQTEYERLAGTKEEGYQAGIVYFGDLKYSEGNLGGYDTVIYGDQDNKNVVILFANQPADDGMRALSEELYDQLLEM